A stretch of DNA from Archangium lipolyticum:
CTCCGTGTGTGAGTAGGCCCAAGCGAGCGTGGCATTCACCAGCGCATGGATGGATTGCTCACGCAAGGGATGCTCCGTGAGGAGGTGACCCGGAGCGATGCGCCGAAGATGCGCGGCATGCGTCTCCATCAACCGCATGCCCCATTGCAGGTACTCCTCGAGCTTCGCCTCCACCGCCGGCCAGCGCTCCGCATCCACCTCCCGGTGTGACTCCTCACGCTCTCGGACCAAGAGCCGAGAGGGTTCGGTCGGCTCGGCGGGCGTAGTGCCCGACCGGGTGCGCGGGAGCTCAGCCGTCCTCGCCGCCCGAATGGTCGGCGCGGTAGGGGCGGAATCTTCCTCGCGCCACCCTTCCATCTCGCGCCGGAGCACCACCACCACATCTCCGCTCCAGCCCCACACCTGTCGCAGCAGCACCGACTCCAGCAGGCGCCGGAAGTCGCCCTCCTCCACCAACCTCCCCTCGCGGCCCTGGCCCTGTTCCGCCTCGCACTCGCGAAAGGACACCCGCGTGTCATCCGCCCTCAGGCGCAGCAACAGACGAGAGCCCACTCGCCGCTGGGTCTCGGCCACCTTCCAGGCCCGGGGATGCACGGTCGCGACCGCCACTTCCAGAGCCGTCGCCTCTCGCTCTGATTCGAGAGGAACGAGAAGCCGTGGACGCCAGGAGGAACTCGTCCGCCCTCCCAGCGGCACGCCCGTGGCACAGCCACACAGCAAGAGCAGGGAGACCAGGGCAACGAACCCGGGGCACCGCCACCTGCCGCGAGACCAGAACACAACGGACATGGACATGACGCCCCGTCCCTACCAGGCGATGCCGTAGTCCTCGCCGTGGTGGCTGGAACCGCCCCAGAAGGTGCCGTGCTCCCGGTCGAAGTAGATGGCGTTGATGGGGCCGGAGGTGCGTGACTCGAAGGTGAGCTCGTAGCCCATGCGCTTGAGCTCGGAGCGGACCCAGGGCGGCACCTGCTCGCTCAGCAACATCTTGCCCGGCTTGGACTCGTGCTTGCCGAACGAGTTGCGCATCTGGAAGCTGTTGATGTTGGCCGCCTCCACCGCCTCCTGCACGTTCATCCCGAACTCCACCACGTTGAGGAAGAACTGCAGCAGGTTCTGGTCCTGGCTGTCCCCGCCCTGCACGGCGAACGACAGGTAGGGCTTGCCCTCCTTGAGCGCGAGGCTCGGCGTCAGCGTGACACGAGGCCGCTTGCCGGGCTCCAGCACGTTGAAGGGGCTCTCGGCGGGCTCCAGCACGAAGCTCTGCATGCGCTGGCTCAGCCCGATGCCGGTGCGGCCCGCGATGACGGCCGGAATCCACCCACCACTGGGCGTGATGGAGACCACCCACCCCTCCGCGTCCGCGGCCTGCACCGACGTGGTGCCCGCGTAGAAGGTGCGCTCGTAATCCCGCTCCGCCTGCGTGTTGTCCGGAACCTTCTTCTCGGGCGTCTGGCGGTTCCACTGCTCCAGCAGCGGCAGGAAGGGGTTGGACCCCTTCTGGAAGGGGTACGGATCTCCCGGCCCGATGGACGGATCGTTCTTCTCCCAGTTGATGCGCTTCAACCGCTCCTTCGCGTAGTCCTTCGAGAGCAGTCCCTGGACGGGCTCGGCCGGCGGGAAGTACGGGTCGCCGTAGTAGAAGTCGCGATCGGCGAAGGCCAGGTTCATTGACTGGTAGAGGGCGTGGATGTAGCGGGCGCTGTTGTAGCCCATGGACTTCAGGTCCATGTTCTCCAGGATGTTGAGCGCCTGGAGCATCGCGGGGCCCTGCACCCAGGTGGTGAGCTTGTAGACCTCGATGCCCTTGTACTCCGTCTTCACCGGCTCCTCGATGCGGACCTTCCAGTTCGCCAGGTCCTCCATGGTGAAGAGCCCGCCCTCCTCGCGCACGCCGCGCACGATCTCCTGGGCGATGTCACCTTTGTAGAACCGGTCATGGGCCGCGAGGATGGCCTCCTTGCGGCTCTTGCCCTTCGCGCGCGCCGCCTTCTCGGCCGCCACGAGCTTCTTCAACGTGGCCGCCAGATCCGGCTGGCGGAACAGCTCGCCGGCCACGGGGGCCTCGCGCGCCTGGCCCAGGTGGGGCAGCAGCACCTCGCGCGAGTAGCGCCACTCCTTGATGCGCTTCTTGTTCTTCTCGAGGGAGTTCGCGGCCTGGGCCTCGATGGGGTAGCCCTCCTCGGCCATCTGGATGGCGGGGGCGAGCACGTCGGCGAGCGAGAGCTTCCCGTACTCGGCGAGCATCACCATGAGGCCACCGGGGGTGCCAGGCGTCACGGCGGCGAGCGGACCGAACTCGGGTGGGTACTGCATGCCCCTGCTCTTGTAGAAGTCCACGGTGGCGCCCGAGGGAGCCACGCCCAGGGCGTTGATGCCCACCACCTTGCCGGTGCGCGGGTTGTAGATGAGGGCCTGGGTCTCTCCGCCCCAACCCAACGTGTCCCACATGGTGGAGGTGGCGGCGAGCATCGCGCACGCGGCGTCCACGGCGTTTCCACCCTTCTGGAACACCATGGCGCCAGCGGTGGCGGCGAGCGGCTTGCCGGTGATGGCCACCCAGTGCCTGCCGTGGAGCACGGGCTTGGCGGTCTTCTGGGTCTCGAATCCGATGGGGTACGTCTGCTGGGCCCGCGAACCAGGGGGGAGGAACAGGGCGAAGACGAGCAGCAGGCCGGCGGCGGCCCGCCCGGAACTCCGGGCTGCGGACATGGTCTCTCCAAAACGAGCGCGCATGGGTGGGGGAGCCGGAGCCTAGGCCGGACGAGCCTCCACATGCCATCGAACGGCACGGGGCCCCGGCCTGGACCGGAGCCCCGTGAAGTAGCGCGCCCTGTTCCGGCGTTCCTACTCCTGCGGCTGCAACTGGCCGCCACTCGTGTCCTGGCCGCCGCTCGTGTCCTGGCTGCCGCCGATGCCCTGCTGACCGCTGCCCGTCACATCCACGCGCAGGGCGGTCGGCTCACCGCCGACATCCTGGTACGAGGCGCGCACCTGGCTGCCTTCCAAGATGTCCGCGACCGAGCCCTGACGCCCGTTCACCATCACCTGCGTCCGCTCATTGACCTGCAAGCGGATCTGCGGCTGCCCCGGCGCACCCGAGCTGCTCAGCAGCAACTCGTCCGGGCTCGAGCTCACCACGCGGCCCGTGACCAGCTGCTGCTGGGCGATGGGCTGGGTGGCCTGCTGCTGCTGGTTCTGCGCGAGCTCCTGTTGCTGCTGGGCGGCCTGCTGCTGCGCCTGCGCCATCTGCTGCTGCTGCTGACGCTGTGCCTCGAGCGCCTGCTGCTGGGACTGCTGGACCTCCGCCTGGGCCTGCTGCGCCTGATTGCTCGCCTGCTGCTGGACCGTCTGGGCTTCCTGGGACTCCTTCTGGGCCTTGGCTTGCGCCTCCTGGAGCTCCTGGCGGGCCTGCTCGACGTCCTGGCGCGCGTCCACCGCGTCCTTCTGCTCATCGGATGCCCGCGCCTGCGCCTCCTTGGCCTGCTCCAGCGCCTGCTGCGAGCGCTCCTGTGCCGTCTCTACCTGGGCGCGTGCATCTCCCTGGAGGTCCTGCTGCTGCTGGCGATCCTGCTGCTTGCAGCCGGAGGTGAGTAGCAACGCGGCCACCCCGGCCGACAACCATCCCAAGCCCTTGTGCATGACCCGCTCCTGTCGAAGGCGTGACAGGAGAAAGATGGAGCCCGCCCTCCTGTCGCCAACCCGGCCCTTGCGAGCGGATGGCTCCTCCGGTCGCCCGCACTCCAGGCGAAGAAGATCCTTGGCAAAGCAACGAAACGCGTACTCAGGGAGTCACATCGCGAACGTCACCTGAAAATTGCCGCGTCATCGAAAAGAGGCTGCTCATCGTAAGCCGTTTTGAATTGGATTAGCAACGTTGACTGTATGCCCACTCCCCACAGACGATCTGCGCCCAACGGCAGCCCTTTCCCAGGGGGGCCGCTCCATCCGCAATAGAGGTGAAGAGCGAATGACGCTGAAACAAGCGTTGATCTCGGGGTGCGCACTCGCACTCCTTTCCGTCGAGGCCAAGGCGCAGGATCAGGGCACGGCGGCTCCGCAGCAGCCAGCGGCTCCGCAGCCCGCCGCGGCACAACCCGAAACCCCCACCCCCACTGCTGCTCCCCCCCAGAGCAACACACGCAAGATCTCCGGCAAGGTGCTGGACGCGCTGACCAATGACGGCCTGCCCCTGACGCGCGTCATCATCAAGGGCACCACCAAGGGCACGGAGACGGAGCTGGACGGCTCCTTCTCCCTGGATATTCCCAAGGGGCCGGTGACGCTTCTCTTCTCCAGCCAGGACCACAAGGACCGCGAGGTCACCGTCGGCGCCAACCGCGACACGGTGACGGTGTCGCTGGACGCCACCTTCGTCGAGGAGATGGTGGTGGTGGGCCGCGCCAGCGAGCTGGCCCGCAAGCACCTGGCCAACTCGGTGGCCTCGGTGAACGCCGAGGAGCTCAACCGCGCTCCGGCCTCCACGGTGGACCAGGCCCTTCAGGGCAAGGTGGCCGGCGCCAACATCCAGAGCAACTCGGGCGCTCCGGGCGGCGGCATGCAGCTGCGGCTGCGCGGCGTGTCCACCATCAACGGCTCCACGGCGCCCCTCTACGTCATCGACGGCGTCATCGTCAGCGACGTGGCCATCGCCTCGGGCGTCTATCAGGTGACGGGCTCGGTGAGCGGCTCCAACCCCTCGCCCACCCAGGACAACCAGGTCAACCGCATCGCGGACCTCAACCCCAACGACATCGAGAGCATCGAGGTCCTCAAGGGCGCGTCCGCGGCGGCCATCTACGGCTCCAAGGCCAGCAACGGCGTCGTCATCATCACCACCAAGCGCGGCAAGGCCGGCTCGGCCCCCAAGGTGGAGCTCACCCAGCGCGTGGGCATGTACACGCTGGCCAACAAGCTGGGCGCGCGCCGCATCAACTCCCTCGAGGAAGCCCAGGAGGTCTTCGGCCCGAAGGCCGCCGACTACTACCAGCCCGGCGTCTACTACGATCACGAGCAGCAGCTGGCCGGCCGGCGCGACATCTCCTACGAGACGCTCGCCAGCGTGAGCGGCTCCGCGGGTGACACGCGCTACTTCGCCTCCGCCATGGTGAAGGACGACAAGGGCATCATCCAGGGCACCGGCTACCAGAAGCAGTCGCTGCGCCTGAACCTGGCGCAGAAGCTGGGCAGCGACATCGAGGTGAACGCCAACGCCAACCTGGTCCACACCACCAGCGACCGCGGCCTCACCAACAACGACAACGCCAACGTCACCTACCACATGGTGCTGCCGGGCACGCCCAGCTTCATCGACCTGCGGGCCAAGGGCGACGGCACCTACCCCAGCAACCCCTTCATCTCCAACGGCTCCAACCCGCTGCAGACCGCGGCCCTCGTCGCCAACGACGAGGACGTCTGGCGCCTGATGGGTGCGATGGATGCCGTCTGGAACGCCTACAAGACGGACACCCAGACCTTCAAGGTGCTCGCCAACGTGGGCGTGGACCGCTTCCAGCAGAAGAACACGCTCATCTTCCCCAACGAGCTGCACTTCCAGCAGGCGCTGGAGCGGCCGGGCGTGTCCCTCTTCGGCACCAGCGACGTGCTCAACCTGAACACCGGCTTCAACCTGGTGCACACCTACAGGCCCGCCGGCGGCGGCCTGAGCGCCACCACCTCGGCCGGCTTCCAGTACGAGCAGCGTGGCGTCGACTCGGTGTACATCAACAGCCAGGGCCTCACCGCCGGCCAGCCCAACGTCAGCTCGGGCACCCAGGTGGGCGTGCTGCAGAACCGCCAGGAGGTGCGCGACCGCGGCATCTACATCCAGGAGGAGGCGCTGCTGCTCGACGAGCGCCTCACCGTGGTGGGCGCCATCCGGGGTGAGCAGAGCAGCAACAACGGCAACCCCAACGCCATCTTCTTCTACCCGAAGGTCGCCACCGCCTACCGTCTGCCCAACCCCCACGCGGCCTTCAACGAGCTCAAGGTGCGCGCCGCCTACGGTGAGACGGGCAACCAGCCGCTCTACGGGCAGAAGTTCACCGGCCTGGAGACCAACAGCAACATCGAGGGCAACTCCGGCGTCATCGGCTCCGGCATCGCGGGCGACAAGAACATCCGCCCCGAGCGCCAGCGGGAGATCGAGCTCGGTGTGGACGCGCTGCTCTTCAACGGCAACCTGGTGACGGAGCTCACCGTCTACCAGCGCACCATCAGCGACCTGCTGCTGCAGCGCGCCCTGGCCCCGTCCACCGGCTACGCCACCCAGTATTTCAACGGTGGCGAGATGCGCAACCGCGGCATCGAGGCCATGGTCCAGGTCACCCCGGTGCGTAACCCCGACCTCAACCTCGAGTGGACCTCCAGCGCCACCTTCGCCCTCAACCGCAGCGTCATCACCGACCTGCCCGTTCCCGAGTTCGTCGTGGGCGGCTTCGGCACCAGCCTGGGCGCCTTCCAGATCGAGAAGGACGCCAGTGCCACGCAGATCATCGGCCGCGTTCCCAAGGCGGATGGCACCTGCTGCGACGTGCAGAAGATTGGCGACACCGAGCCGGACTTCCGCATGGGCTTCGCCAACACGGTGAAGTACGGGCCGCTCTCCCTGTCGCTGCTGCTCGACTGGCAGCAGGGCAGCGAGGTCATCAACCTCACCCGCTACCTCTACGACGCCTCCGGCAACTCGGTGGACTACACGGAAGCCGGCAAGAAGCGCCAGGAGGACTGGAAGAAGGACGCCCGCGTGTACCTGGAGGACGCCTCGTTCCTCAAGGTGCGCGAGGTGACGTTCACCTACAACCTGCCAGAGTCCTTCGTCACCAAGATTCCGGGTGTGAAGACCGCCCGCTGGAGCATCAGCGGCCGCAACCTCCTCACCTTCACCAACTACTCGGGCCTCGACCCCGAGGTGAGCAACTTCGGCAACCAGGCCATCGCCCGCAACATCGACGTGGCCCCCTTCCCGCCCAGCCGTAGCTTCTGGACGTCCATCGACGTGGGGTTCTAGAGAACCATGAAGATCCGCAACATGAAGAAGATGACCAAGGTGGCCCTGGCCCTCTGCGCCACGATGGGGCTCGGCGGATGCGGCCTCGAGGTGCCGGACCTGAACCGGCCGAGCGTCGAGTCGCTCGAGGAGACCCCCACGCGCTCGGGCGTCATGGCCGCGGCGACGGGCCTGCTCGTCGACACCCGCACGGGCATGGCCACCCAGAACGGGTACGTGGCCCTGCTCGGCGTGCTCGGCCGCGAGGCGTACGTGATGGACACGGCGGATCCGCGCTACATCGGCGAGATGCTGGCCGGCAGCGGGTTGGATCCGGGCAGCCCCGCCTTCGGTGGCAGCTTCTGGACCAACCCCTACGCCAGCATCCGCGACGCCAACACGCTGCTCAACGCGTTGGACAAGGTGGCGGGCGTCACCGATGCCGAGAAGGAGGCCATCCGCGGCTTCGCCAAGACGATCCAGGCCCTGGACTTCCTGGCCGTCATCAACACCCGTGACACCAA
This window harbors:
- a CDS encoding gamma-glutamyltransferase family protein; this encodes MSAARSSGRAAAGLLLVFALFLPPGSRAQQTYPIGFETQKTAKPVLHGRHWVAITGKPLAATAGAMVFQKGGNAVDAACAMLAATSTMWDTLGWGGETQALIYNPRTGKVVGINALGVAPSGATVDFYKSRGMQYPPEFGPLAAVTPGTPGGLMVMLAEYGKLSLADVLAPAIQMAEEGYPIEAQAANSLEKNKKRIKEWRYSREVLLPHLGQAREAPVAGELFRQPDLAATLKKLVAAEKAARAKGKSRKEAILAAHDRFYKGDIAQEIVRGVREEGGLFTMEDLANWKVRIEEPVKTEYKGIEVYKLTTWVQGPAMLQALNILENMDLKSMGYNSARYIHALYQSMNLAFADRDFYYGDPYFPPAEPVQGLLSKDYAKERLKRINWEKNDPSIGPGDPYPFQKGSNPFLPLLEQWNRQTPEKKVPDNTQAERDYERTFYAGTTSVQAADAEGWVVSITPSGGWIPAVIAGRTGIGLSQRMQSFVLEPAESPFNVLEPGKRPRVTLTPSLALKEGKPYLSFAVQGGDSQDQNLLQFFLNVVEFGMNVQEAVEAANINSFQMRNSFGKHESKPGKMLLSEQVPPWVRSELKRMGYELTFESRTSGPINAIYFDREHGTFWGGSSHHGEDYGIAW
- a CDS encoding SusC/RagA family TonB-linked outer membrane protein; translated protein: MTLKQALISGCALALLSVEAKAQDQGTAAPQQPAAPQPAAAQPETPTPTAAPPQSNTRKISGKVLDALTNDGLPLTRVIIKGTTKGTETELDGSFSLDIPKGPVTLLFSSQDHKDREVTVGANRDTVTVSLDATFVEEMVVVGRASELARKHLANSVASVNAEELNRAPASTVDQALQGKVAGANIQSNSGAPGGGMQLRLRGVSTINGSTAPLYVIDGVIVSDVAIASGVYQVTGSVSGSNPSPTQDNQVNRIADLNPNDIESIEVLKGASAAAIYGSKASNGVVIITTKRGKAGSAPKVELTQRVGMYTLANKLGARRINSLEEAQEVFGPKAADYYQPGVYYDHEQQLAGRRDISYETLASVSGSAGDTRYFASAMVKDDKGIIQGTGYQKQSLRLNLAQKLGSDIEVNANANLVHTTSDRGLTNNDNANVTYHMVLPGTPSFIDLRAKGDGTYPSNPFISNGSNPLQTAALVANDEDVWRLMGAMDAVWNAYKTDTQTFKVLANVGVDRFQQKNTLIFPNELHFQQALERPGVSLFGTSDVLNLNTGFNLVHTYRPAGGGLSATTSAGFQYEQRGVDSVYINSQGLTAGQPNVSSGTQVGVLQNRQEVRDRGIYIQEEALLLDERLTVVGAIRGEQSSNNGNPNAIFFYPKVATAYRLPNPHAAFNELKVRAAYGETGNQPLYGQKFTGLETNSNIEGNSGVIGSGIAGDKNIRPERQREIELGVDALLFNGNLVTELTVYQRTISDLLLQRALAPSTGYATQYFNGGEMRNRGIEAMVQVTPVRNPDLNLEWTSSATFALNRSVITDLPVPEFVVGGFGTSLGAFQIEKDASATQIIGRVPKADGTCCDVQKIGDTEPDFRMGFANTVKYGPLSLSLLLDWQQGSEVINLTRYLYDASGNSVDYTEAGKKRQEDWKKDARVYLEDASFLKVREVTFTYNLPESFVTKIPGVKTARWSISGRNLLTFTNYSGLDPEVSNFGNQAIARNIDVAPFPPSRSFWTSIDVGF